Proteins co-encoded in one Oncorhynchus kisutch isolate 150728-3 linkage group LG1, Okis_V2, whole genome shotgun sequence genomic window:
- the si:dkeyp-61b2.1 gene encoding tumor necrosis factor receptor superfamily member 8 encodes MDYQRRITSYPLRILCFFNLVCSVLLSSCPRTCDSGFIINKCKCVPCPNGYYWYKLNGRPKCDFCTKACSVDRHLTQVKECRRDSNRECHCDRGFFCASTAQYTCRRCKPCVSGTFSNTANLATSCKPHTVCGHKGMIMVTEGTASQDRVCAQTSPTSPTTTAPPPAQSSKMSLRSAISSVVGTNRELLIARSASRLVWSPEDVLIRSSLSQARRDPSISLPTKLTTRRKPCKVDSDTSPAESASAPPLTTKDNDSPHLPVPASGQSPPSLPLLLLIVGLLGVTLLLIGYFVGCRGRSLESMHKWKGPIFGKYICKESLRGSYKAWECQPCPAALQTASYKQAKLPKERIPHLEAQHLLGRETGGDPRREGTGSQPPGGMQNVSVDPSGGENISNIVGSIYLLSRDSCPGIQQIRQGGGSRGEWRRGLSPHQQAPAGVLLPTPLGLRSGARENEYAEGYLQRAELPGPSHQQLRTI; translated from the exons GCTTCATCATTAACAAGTGTAAGTGTGTCCCTTGTCCCAATGGCTACTACTGGTACAAGCTTAATGGCCGTCCTAAGTGTGACTTCTGTACTAAAGCCTGCTCAG TTGATCGGCACTTGACACAGGTGAAGGAATGCCGCCGGGACTCAAACCGGGAGTGCCACTGTGACAGGGGCTTTTTCTGTGCCAGCACTGCCCAGTATACCTGCAGGAGGTGTAAACCGTGCGTGTCTGGCACCTTCTCCAACACAGCAAACCTAGCCACGTCCTGCAAACCCCACACAGT TTGTGGCCATAAGGGAATGATCATGGTAACAGAGGGCACTGCCTCTCAGGATCGTGTGTGTGCCCAGACTTCCCCCACCTCTCCTACAACTACTGCACCTCCACCTGCTCAAAGCTCAAAGATGTCCCTTCGTTCTGCTATATCCAGTGTTGTCGGCACCAACAGAGAACTCCTCATCGCGAGATCCGCATCTCGACTGGTTTGGTCTCCTGAGG ACGTTCTCATCAGGTCCTCTCTGTCCCAAGCCAGGAGAgacccctccatctccctcccaacCAAGCTCACCACCAGGAGAAAGCCATGCAAGGTGGACAGTGACACCTCACCTGCAGAGTCTGCCTCTGCACCCCCTCTTACCACAAAAGACAATG ACTCACCTCATCTCCCAGTCCCAGCCTCTGGACAGAGCCCTCCCAGTCTCCCTTTGCTGCTGCTGATAGTTGGGCTCCTAGGGGTCACTCTGCTGCTGATTGGTTACTTTGTGGGGTGTAGGGGGAGGTCACTGGAGTCCATGCACAAGTGGAAAG GTCCAATATTTGGGAAATAT ATTTGTAAGGAAAGTCTGAGAGGGAGCTATAAAGCGTGGGAGTGCCAGCCTTGTCCTGCTGCCCTACAGACGGCTTCCTATAAGCAGGCCAAGCTGCCAAAGGAGAGAATCCCACACCTGGAGGCCCAGCATCTTCTGgggagggagactgggggagaTCCTAGACGGGAGGGTACAGGGTCACAACCTCCAGGGGGCATGCAGAATGTCTCAGTAGATCCCTCTGGAGGAGAAAACATTAGCAACATAGTAG GGTCCATATATCTACTCTCCAGGGACAGTTGTCCTGGGATCCAACAAATCAGACAGGGAGGGGGATcaaggggagagtggaggagagggctgTCCCCTCACCAGCAAGCCCCAGCAGGAGTCCTCCTACCCACTCCCTTGGGGCTCCGCTCTGGGGCCAGAGAGAATGAGTACGCCGAAGGATACCTGCAAAGAGCTGAGCTACCCGGTCCCAGCCACCAGCAATTGAGAACTATTTAA